A stretch of the Gemmatirosa kalamazoonensis genome encodes the following:
- a CDS encoding cupin domain-containing protein — MHVIDCGAERATPITEYASRGASAQPLGDGAGEAHVYVVHLEPGGEIGAHPAGFDQLFLVVRGEGWVAGADGARHLVRAGHGAVIARGEVHAKGSDSGCSAVMIQLTELALPATVRK; from the coding sequence ATGCATGTCATCGACTGCGGCGCCGAGCGCGCCACGCCCATTACCGAGTACGCGAGCCGCGGCGCGAGCGCGCAGCCACTCGGCGACGGCGCGGGCGAGGCACACGTCTACGTGGTGCACCTCGAGCCGGGCGGCGAGATCGGCGCGCACCCGGCGGGCTTCGATCAGCTCTTCCTCGTCGTCCGCGGCGAGGGCTGGGTGGCCGGTGCCGATGGGGCGCGTCACCTCGTGCGCGCGGGCCACGGCGCGGTGATCGCGCGCGGCGAGGTGCACGCGAAGGGAAGCGACTCGGGCTGCAGCGCGGTGATGATCCAGCTCACCGAGCTCGCGCTGCCGGCGACGGTGCGGAAGTGA
- a CDS encoding Ig-like domain-containing protein: MEATPFRRYRLTPWMPALAAMAASCGDYLSVEPTVDRLEITAPRRTLVVGDTLQLQATAYGARGAYATTNKLVIGWASSAPAVATVNASSGLVTAFALGRATIRAIARGKQDTVTVTVVASAVR; encoded by the coding sequence GTGGAAGCAACTCCGTTCCGCAGATACCGTCTCACGCCGTGGATGCCGGCCCTCGCGGCGATGGCCGCCAGCTGCGGCGACTACCTGAGCGTGGAGCCGACGGTCGATCGGCTGGAGATCACGGCGCCGCGCCGCACGCTCGTCGTCGGCGACACGTTGCAGCTGCAGGCGACCGCCTATGGGGCGCGGGGCGCCTACGCGACGACGAACAAGCTCGTCATCGGCTGGGCGAGCAGCGCCCCGGCGGTGGCGACCGTAAACGCGTCGTCCGGGCTCGTGACGGCATTCGCGCTGGGCCGCGCGACCATCCGGGCGATCGCGCGAGGCAAGCAGGACACGGTGACCGTGACCGTCGTCGCGTCGGCGGTGCGGTGA